The following nucleotide sequence is from Pseudomonas sessilinigenes.
GTAGCTCATGGGACGGGCTCTGCATGCCGGAAACGAGCCGTTATCTAAGCCGGCCTCGGCCGCCTGGGACAAACGAAATAAAGTCGCCGGGTCAGTATGAAAATTCCCGATCCAGGGTTTGCGCCCGCTTCAAGAGGTTTTCGTCTTGCGTCGGTTGCGCAGGTGCCGTACCAGCGCGGCGAGTCCCAGCAGGGCCACCACGCCGAGGAAGATCGGCAGGCGATAGGGCTTCAGGTCGCCGAAAAAATGCTGCAAGGCCTCGCCGGCCCAATAGCCAGCCCCGACGAACAACATGGCCCAGACCGCGGCCCCGAGCACATTGAGCAAGGCAAAGCGCCAGGGCGCCAGGCCGCTGGCACCGATGACCATCGGGCCTACCAGGCGCATGCCATAGAGAAAGCGCACGGCGAATACCGAGGTCAGGGGATAACGTTCGATCAGGCCCTTGACCCGCTCGATGGCGGCCTGATGGCGCTTGAGCCTGGGCAGTACCCGGGCGCCGGAGTAGCGACCGGTCCAGAACAGCAACTGATCGCCGAGGATGCCGCCGAGGGTGGCCACGCTGATCACTTGGGGCCACTCCAGGTTGCCCTGGTGCGCCGCCATGCCACCGAGGATCAATACAGTCTCGCCCTCCAGCAGGCAACCGACGAAGATCACCCAGTAGCCGTAGGTGGCGATCAGGGCGTTGAGGTCCAGGTGTTCGAGCATGGTTATCCCTTGTGTACGTTCGAGGTGGGTCATGGCTTCGATCCGCCATCCTGCTTCGAGTGCTACCGGGTTGAAGCGTTCGGTCGGCGATGGCTGAGCGTAAGGGATATACCTTTGACATATCCCTTTGCTTCACTAGACTTGAGGCACCTTTGGCTCATGCAGCAGGTGATTCGATGGAAACCGGTTCCGTATTCAAAAGCAATCGCAGTCAGGCTATTCGCATGCCCAAGGCCGTGGCGTTGCCGGACGATGTCACACGGGTGGACATCGTCGCGATCGGCCGCACCCGCATCATCACTCCGGCGGGCGAGTCCTGGGACAGTTGGTTTGATGAGCAGGACAGCGTGAGCGCCGACTTCATGACTGAACGGGAGCAGCCAGCCGAACAGGTACGTGAGGAGTTCTGATGTTCAAGTACATGCTCGATACCAATATCTGCATCTTTACCATCAAGAACAAACCCCAGCAGGTTCGCGAAGCGTTCAGCCGTAATCAGGGGCGTTTGTGCATCAGTTCCATCACGTTGATGGAACTGATCTATGGTGCGGAAAAATCTGCCGTGCCGGAGAAAAACCTGGGGCGTGTCGAAAGCTTCGTGGCACGCCTGCAAGTGCTGGATTATGACGATAACGCCGCGATCCATAGTGGCCAGCTACAGGCCGAACTCGCCCAGAAGGGCAACCGAATAGGTCCCTACGATCAACTGATAGCGGGACATGCCAGGTCATTGGGGCTGACCCTGGTCACCAACAATCTTCGTGAGTTCGAGCGTGTGCCCGGGTTGCGCGTCGAGGATTGGGTCTAGGGTCTGTTGCCGTTTCGGCGCAAACCGCGTTGCC
It contains:
- a CDS encoding DedA family protein, whose product is MLEHLDLNALIATYGYWVIFVGCLLEGETVLILGGMAAHQGNLEWPQVISVATLGGILGDQLLFWTGRYSGARVLPRLKRHQAAIERVKGLIERYPLTSVFAVRFLYGMRLVGPMVIGASGLAPWRFALLNVLGAAVWAMLFVGAGYWAGEALQHFFGDLKPYRLPIFLGVVALLGLAALVRHLRNRRKTKTS
- the vapB gene encoding type II toxin-antitoxin system VapB family antitoxin, which gives rise to METGSVFKSNRSQAIRMPKAVALPDDVTRVDIVAIGRTRIITPAGESWDSWFDEQDSVSADFMTEREQPAEQVREEF
- the vapC gene encoding type II toxin-antitoxin system tRNA(fMet)-specific endonuclease VapC → MFKYMLDTNICIFTIKNKPQQVREAFSRNQGRLCISSITLMELIYGAEKSAVPEKNLGRVESFVARLQVLDYDDNAAIHSGQLQAELAQKGNRIGPYDQLIAGHARSLGLTLVTNNLREFERVPGLRVEDWV